A region of the Vigna unguiculata cultivar IT97K-499-35 chromosome 9, ASM411807v1, whole genome shotgun sequence genome:
ATCATATCatatctaaatatatttatattttaaagatattaatcaaatatttctacagtttttaacattttttgaaacccttaattaatataatattcacTCTATAACTCCATTGCAACCTTCTTTTtgcttttaatcaatttaactTTATTGTCaatgcttttaattttttattttttggcttTGTTCCCACCATAAGATTTAGTTTTATGTTTTCCAACATCAATAATTATagctatttatttataatacataaTGCTGCCACTGGCACCACCATAATATATTCCTTACCATTAACTGGTTCTTGCCAGCACTGCATTGCACTTTCTTTATAATCACATCAACAACAGCTTAACACTGTGAAGGTTGAATCCTCGTCATCCTTTTTTATAATCTAACTAAAACACCTGAAAcacacattttaataaaaaaaatcctaattacTTTCGGAAATAATTTGTAAATCCAAATTTTTTGACAcaattattctaatttttcacacaatttttctattctaatttatacaaatcatatttataaaaacatttgtTATTCCATTAATTTCTCTTATCAAATAAGATCGATATAAATTCAAGTGAGTTCAAATTTCTGTAAACATTATCAACATTGCTAGTTGAAATCAAGTTAGGCCAAATAAGTGGActaaaccttttatttttaactctttttgtTTGTTCTCTTTTCGCCtcatttttactattttttttttaagaaaatctctttaaaacatttaattatttttattttttattttgtttgctattattttttttccttttttttcaaaatatttaagcacctattttttacaattttagaaataaattttatttatccagATAAAATTGAATGATAACAGTCATCCTccttttacttaaattttactatatgatataaaaatttgacatttttatcttatcatgcgggtaaagataataaaactaatttcatttgagtttcaaaagtaaaagaaatggTGTCATGATATCGGATGATGTTGTAGGTAGCAGAGAAAATAGGTTATGGGAGTGGTGGTTTAGTCTGGTCTAGAGTTGTTAAACATAGTTTTAGGTGGTTGTAGTTGTTATGTTTGTTAAGATATGTCGAATATTCGATTAGCAAATATTATGTAATCAAATATTGTGTTAGTAGTAATTTATGCATTATTACCTCTGAACAAATACGTGCAACTCTCATTCCTTTAATAGATTATTACCTCTTTGAACAAATGTGTGCAGTTGTCATTCCTTTAATATATGAGGAATTATacacccttatatatatatatatatatatatatatatatatatatatatatatatatatatatatatggtaccctattctttgaaataatatatatcagAATTATTCTTTCAATCCTTTcaatatggtatcagagtcaaaCACTAACATCCTCTACAATATAGGAAACAGTGcttctttatttgaatatttctgatGGCTCCTTCCGATAAAATTCAATCGGAGAAACATGATTTTGGGACTTCCGCTGCTACCCATATGCAAGAAGCTACTCCCAATAGCCATAGTACTATTGCTGCCAAATTTGTGATCAAATCAAGTATATCTAACTCTGCTCTTAATCTTTCTGTTGTTACTAGGGGTAGTAATTGGATAATTGATTCAGGTGTTACTGATCATATGACTTGTGATCCACATAACTTTACTAAATTTTCCCCTAATTGTTTTAAAACTGTTATTATTAATACCAATGGGATCTCATCTCCTATTGAAGGTGTAAGTACTATATCTCTTTCACCCTCCCTCACGTTTTATTTGTTCCTACATTGAACTGTAATATTCTCTCTATCAGCAAGTTAACCAAATTACATTCTTGCCTTATTTTACCCAGcccattttttttctagaacATCCATTATAAGGAGAAGATTGGTAGTGGTAGAGAGAGAGAATGACTGTATTATCTTGAAAATGTCTCACACAAACCCATAAAGGAGCATTGCCTTGTCTTGCAAATGAACACATacaagataaaaagaaaatttggttatggcataaaagATTGGAACATCCTCTTTTGGttatctaaataaattattttcatcactATTTTATAAATGCAATATTCTTGCCTTATTTTACCCAGCCCATTTTTTACTAGAACATTCATTCTAAGGAGGAGATTGGCAGTGGTAAAGTAAGGAGAAGATTGACAGTAGTAGAGAGAAAGAATGATTGTATTATCTTGAAAATGTCTCACAACAAACTTATAAAGGAGCATTGACTTGTCTTGCGAATGAACACatacaagataaaaataaaaaggaaatttggTTATGGCATTGAAGATTGGGATATCTCTCGTTTGGttatctaaataaattatttccatCACTATTTcataaatgtaatatttatgattttatttgtgaaacttCTGTAATGACAAAAAGTCATCGTGTTGTGTTTCCTTAAagcaataaaaaacatattttcctttttcattcatCTACACAGATGTTTGGGGCCCTGCCCCACAATCTACacataatggaaaaaaaatagtttgtcAATTTTGTTGGTGATTGTACTTAGATACCTTGAGTGTATTTGCTTAAACATAAAAGTGATGTGTGTAATGTGTTTCGTTACTTTCATCATATGATAGTTACTCAATTTAACACATATATTAAGGTCATTCGATCAAATAAGGGAGGGAATAAGACTGAGTTAATCAAGTTCATGAACTCCAAAGGTATCTTACATCAAACTACATGTCCTTattcaccacaacaaaatggggtggctgagaaaaaaatatatacatatattagaGGTGACAATATCACTTTTGATAGATGGTAATGTCCCATCTCATTTATAGAATGAGGCTATGAGATCTgcaatttatttgattaatcgAACAGCTTCTAGTGTAGTGTGCTTAACTTTCGAAGGCCTTTAGATGTGTTGTCTGATCATTGTATCCTTTCTTCCATGGTTTCTTTACCACCTCATATTTTTGGATGTGTTATATATGTTCAATTACACCCACATCAATGTACAAAGCATGAAGAacgagttttaaaatatattttgttaggtaTGGATCAACTAAAAAAGGTTGTCGTGCTTACCATCCACCATcaaagaaattttatatctctatgGATGTGACATTTAATGAGCAtagtttttttatgttgattctAAAATTCAGGGCTGCAATGAAAGTGAAGTGCATAATCATGATGAGTATGTTTGATAtcccaaatataaaattatacaaattatacTGTAAAGATAAATTATCGTATGAGGATCATTCTACGGGAAGTGAGTCAATCCTAAATATGGAAACTTCTCCTTTGGATAATACAATGTCTTTTAATCCTAACCAATTGGCTCAATCTTCTCCATAATACTAATGTAGTGTTGAAACTAATCATGAAATTGTTTCTCTTGATCCTCCCCTTGATAATACTAATTTAGACGAAATCGATCATGAAATTGATCCTTGTCTACATGAGACCACCAACACACCAAACATTGAGTCTACTACTGTCCAATATAATCTTCCATCTCGTTCTAACCGTGGTCAACCTCCAGCTAAATATGAATCAGACCTCCAAGCCAAAGTTAAATATCCCATTAGTAAATGTGTCATCTCACAAGTTATCACAATCATATGCATCATTTGTATCTCAATTATCTTCAATTTCTATTCCTATTAATATATAGGAAGCTTTGGTAGATCCTAGATGGACCAAAGCAATGGTTGATGAGATGACagctttagaaaaaaaaaaacaacacttGGGATCTTGTGTCCTTActaagagagaagaaaattatgGGCTACAAATGAATATTTACAATTAAGCATAGAGCTAATGGAACTATTAAGAGGTATAAAGCACGACTTATGGCTAAAGGTTACAATCAGTCGTATGGTGTAGATTATCAAGAGACGTTCGCATCGATAGCAAGCTTAATACTGTGAGAATACTTCTGTCACTCGTAGCAAACTAAGATTGGCCTTTTCTAcaattttatgtgaaaaatgttttcctACATGGAgaaattttagaagaaatttATATGAGTTTTCCACCAGACATGACAGATTCAATTGGAATAAAGGTTTGCAAATTAAAGAAGGTTCTATTTGGATTAAAACAATCCCCAAGAGCATGGTTTGGAAGGTTTACCAAGTCTATGAAGGCTTTTGGCTATAGAGCTAGTAACTCTTGATCACACCTTATTATTTAAGAGAGGAAAAGGAAGaattattagataatatatGTAAATGACATGATTGTTACATGAAATGACCAAGATGAGATTTCTAGTTTACAACAATACATTACATCTAATTTTGAGATGAAACAACTTGgaaacctcaaatattttttgggtATTGAATTAGCTAGATCAAAACATGGCATTTTTTctatgcaaaataaaatatattattgacttACTATCGGAAACTGAACTGCTAGGGAGTAAACCAGTTGATACACCAATAGAACAAAATCATAAACTCTTTCAATGCTCAAATTCAGCAAACATAGACAGAGGGAGATACCAAAGGCTGGtaggaaaattaatttatttgtctcaTACATGTCCAGATATTACATATGCAGTTAATGTTGTTAGTCAATTTATGCATGACCCACAAAAACTTCATATAGATGTTATTGAAAGGATTATGAGATATTTAAAGTATATTCTTGGAAAAAGAATTTTGTTATCAAATCATGAAAACTTAAAAGTAGACGGGTACACTGATGTAGATTGGGCAGGTTTAAAAGATGATAGAAGATTTACCTCTAGATACTTTACTTTTGTAGAAGGGAATCTTGTAATTGGAGGAATAAAAAATAGCTTGTGGAAGCAAGATCTAGTGTTGAAGCAGAATTCAAAGGCATGGAACTAGGTGTATGTGAACTTTTGTGGATTAAAAATGTGTTATCAGATTTGgactttaaataaaatgaaactatTAGTTTGTACTGTGATAATACGTCCGCTATAGCAATTGCTCACAATCCGGTGCAACATGAAAGAACAAAGCATGTGGAGATTGATAGACATCTCATCAAAGAGAAACTTGAAGTTGAAATAATTTCCTTTCCTTTTGTAAAATCGGAATTGCAGTTGGCTGATGTTCTCACTAAAGGAGTGTCAACCTGAGTATTTAATGAGTCTAGTTTCTATTCAAGTTGGAAATATGTCATATTTATGCACCAACTTGAGTGAAGGTGTtgaaatatgtcaaatatttGATTAACAAATATTATGTAATCAAATATTGTATCAACTGTAATTTAGATATTATTACTTCTGTGAGCAAATATGTGTAGTTATCATTCCTTTAATAGATGAAGAATTATAGCACccttatatgtatatatatagtatcctattatttgaaataatataccaaaattatatgttaaatcTCTTTTATAATGTTTACATATATACATAGTAGTATAGTTTTATCATCATGTTTTGAATTTCTGAACCAAAGGGTGCATTCATTTTGGAAAAGTGTTTTGTAGTAAATGCTGGAATGATACTATATCTGTATATATCATGCATGTTTCCTGTTTTAGagttaatttagttttactTATCAAATATTAGTGTGCTCTATACTTATGGGGCTCTTtcagaaaacaaaagaagattttttctataataaccaaaataaaaaatttgctAATTTTATtggaagtaaaaatatattaaaccaTTATCTTCgatttctatttttatcttataaaacACATAACTTAATAGTTTATATtgatttgtaattaattatatcataatttcttatttatatttaaaacattatacatcagtcaaaatataaacttaatcaCTACACGTTCTATATGCAGTTAAACTAAGATCATGCTTAGACAAAATTGTATATAACTTATCAAACGCACTGCGTGTCTAATGAACAAAATTATCCACTTCACTTTGATGTACCTGTGAGGAATTATCCACTATTATAGTATCCGTGGTGGCATCAAATTAAATCACACCTTAGTTTGCTCAGACCTTTTTTTACTCGCCATGACTTGCAATGGTATCTCTCCGGCAGCATGAGAAAGCACTTTTCCCACAAAGATGTCATAGATAGCTACTTTTCTAATCTTCAAGCCAACGCTTTGAGGTGCTTGTTGAGTTAACTCCTTCTCTACTTACCTGTTACAatcccagaaaaaaaaaaaaaaaaaaaaaaaaaaaaaaaactgaatgaCGAcatgaaaacaatattttaatgatCTATGGACAATGCATAACTTTATTTAATACTAATTCCGCTCATAGTACAAATGCAACATCATCCATAAAAGTGCGGAGATATCTTCCAATATACTGTACtatttgtttgtatttatttctcctTGAAAACTGGGATGCGTTTTAGGCTAATCTTTCATGATTTACAAATGGAGATCCAAACAGTAAAATGGAGTTAATGGTAAAAATAACCGCAGAACATTTACTAATTTACTGGGATCAAACAATGGTTGACAAGAGAAAACTTACCATAATTTTGGTGCACCCTCGTGAAGTTATAAATGGCTTTGATTAAGGAACCAtatgtcatgaatttcaatgaTCCCATGTGTCTGTAATAAACACAAAATTCAGTCCAAAgaatcataaaaagaaaaaacatgtcAAAAATAAATCAGCGTGAGCATGATCCAAGTCTTGCCCAACGCCTACTATTGTCACTACTTTTAGAATTCTGTAGAATGTTTGTTTTGTACTGAGCTATTTACTACCtattattgaattttctttgaataCAAAATTCTTCTTATTTTCTAGAAGATTTGTACAGAAATGGAAAATAGAACTTTTCAGTCTTTCTTTATCATTGTGGTTCGCCATTTAGGTCCCTAAATATCCAAATCTTCTGAAAAAAGTTGTGTTGTACTCGAAGCCGTGGgttctcaattttttaaatgtgtataGCTTTCTTAAGCGATCATGAGATCACCAACTTTTAATATTAAGTTTTCACGTATAGTTGTATGGCCAGCATTCatcaaaaattataaacaagtTCGCACATCACCTACGGAGCAGAGGCTATGCATGGCAAGGAACTTTAGGTTAAACTTTCAATGTTATAATGTCTCTGCAATAGAATTATGGAGTTCAGTTCGAGTTTTAAACTAATTTCATTTACGAGGACTTCTATTTCAGTTAAATCATCAGCATACTATTCCAAGTTGATAACTAATTCAGAACAGAACGGCAACGTAATATAACTACCGCTTTTtctgtgaaaaaaataaacattttatcaCTGCActgatataataaaaaataatagtttccTCTAAAGAACTTACACGATCTCTGTGTAGCGAAGTCTCCATGCAGGAAAACCAAGATGGGTCCTCACAGGTCCATAAACCAGTAAAAGGTCAGGCTCAGGGCCTTTGCTACCTGATCATAATGATAGGTACCTTTCTGAATAAGGCAGTCAACTCTTAAACTATTACTAGGTCTAGAAAGCAAACATACCGACAATCTGCAATGCTTCATTCAAGTGAGGTTCTAACGATATTTGGGCATCTAGTTCTCCACCCAAGGAATGCTGTTTCAAGTTCTCCACAAAAACCAAGTTAGCTGCTTTCGCCACTGCCTCCTTCCCGTCCACATAAGAAAGAAACTCTAGAGTCATGTGATCATGAGCATGGTGTGTAACAACTTGACTAACTTCCTGCACTGAGTTAATGCTAGATCAGATCAAACAAGTGACGTAGCAGCAAACGTTACTATTCATCCTTGACAGCAATAGCAGCTGAATGAGCCATTTATAATCCATATTTTATACTAATgcattttttggaatttttggaGGCAGAGGgaaaatacaaagaaaacaTATGATAAGAATGATCATCTTTCCCTTCTTTTGCTTAGATGAGTGaggaaaggaagaaaatataaattttattattattactggaagaagaaaaagaaaaagaaggttCATGTACATAGTCTGTTTTCTCCTTTCTCACTTCGTCTTTGGAGAAAATATTCTAGCGGGTTCAAAGGTACTATTTCATGCCTACTTCTGTCACTCCTATTCTTAAACTACCATCAAAGgacctaaaataaataataactgtCTGGGTTCATTTCCTTCCCTTTGCTTTTGTCTCCATTAATTTTCACCATGTCATGAATGTGCATTAAGTAAAGACTCAATTAGAAAGCCACTTAAAATACATACACAGAATCGTGTCTTTCATCTtcttataaatagtttttagaCAATGCaccaaaaataatcaaatactGCAAGTAAGCCCCATCATCTATGAACATTTTAAGCCAAAGACAACGGAAATGAGATCAGATGTACCCAACAAATTTCATGTGTAAAACCAATTTAATCTAGGACGCATGATCTACCAGAATCTGAAAAAAGGTTTGGTTACATGTCCTTCCCCGTTACCTAATTGAATAGTAGAAAGAAGTCGAagaatcaaacaaaattaaatgagGAAAGGGTGGGATCCAAATTGATTAACATGGGAAAAATATAAGACAAACCAGTCACATGCAGGTTAAAATCATAACCCGGAGTCAaacttttcaataaattaacaAAGAATCAATCTGCAAGGAAACAATTATATGGTACCTGAATGGATTTTGCATTCTTCAAATTTTGAAGTATGGTTTCCTTAGACTTCTTCAATACTCCTAGAATGAAGAGTTCAGGGAAAACACTATTATATGGCCTGAGTAAAAGAAACTTTACAATCACTGGTTCTCCAAACCTTTCATACCATTCATGTCATAGAGGCACACATTCTTCACACCAATAGAGTCCAGCCACTTCAACAGTTTAACAACTTCGGAAATCTGACAAGCTTCTTCACTTTCTATGACAATGGCAAGGTACTGAACCTTTTCTGAATGAAGAGACTTGTATTTCTCTAGTACTCCAAGAGAGATGAAGTAGCTCTCCAACAAATTACCCACGACTACTATGGAATACCATGCGCTGACAATTATTTGCAGAAAGTACCATAGCAGTCCAAGCCAGAGATCTGCAATCTGTAGAAGCCTTAAAACCCACAATGAATGGACTTAAATTTTAGGTTGAATGGAAAAGGATATGCTCAGTTGCATTGACTAACCATTTACGTTAAATATCATTGTGTTCAACAATACATAGATCAAAGATGCGCAACAACATGTATTTAGATTGGAATCTTTCTACACTAGCGTGCGTGGACTCTGTTAACAGAATCGACTTATGTTGGAAAATATAATAAGCATAACTTGTTTATCTTATAGAATAAgtaatttattgatttaatattaCCAGTTTTGTAGACACCTTTAGATGTAGATTACCAGTTTCTTACGGTCTACACATCT
Encoded here:
- the LOC114164077 gene encoding dehydrodolichyl diphosphate synthase complex subunit NUS1 isoform X2, whose amino-acid sequence is MELTSFLGVLLLLLQIADLWLGLLWYFLQIIVSAWYSIVVVGNLLESYFISLGVLEKYKSLHSEKVQYLAIVIESEEACQISEVVKLLKWLDSIGVKNVCLYDMNGVLKKSKETILQNLKNAKSIQEVSQVVTHHAHDHMTLEFLSYVDGKEAVAKAANLVFVENLKQHSLGGELDAQISLEPHLNEALQIVGSKGPEPDLLLVYGPVRTHLGFPAWRLRYTEIVHMGSLKFMTYGSLIKAIYNFTRVHQNYGK
- the LOC114164077 gene encoding dehydrodolichyl diphosphate synthase complex subunit NUS1 isoform X1, encoding MDFRHGAHKFSRCIVTIADLWLGLLWYFLQIIVSAWYSIVVVGNLLESYFISLGVLEKYKSLHSEKVQYLAIVIESEEACQISEVVKLLKWLDSIGVKNVCLYDMNGVLKKSKETILQNLKNAKSIQEVSQVVTHHAHDHMTLEFLSYVDGKEAVAKAANLVFVENLKQHSLGGELDAQISLEPHLNEALQIVGSKGPEPDLLLVYGPVRTHLGFPAWRLRYTEIVHMGSLKFMTYGSLIKAIYNFTRVHQNYGK